From Chloracidobacterium thermophilum B:
CATCGTGGATGTGCATGACAACCCTGACCACATCAAGTGAGATACAGCCGTGATCAAGAAAGTTTTGTCCGTGGTGTTGCCAATTGTCGGTTTGAGCTTTGCCATCTGGTGGGTCATTGCCACGGCGCGGCAGCCGATAGCGGCTCCGCCCGTGTCTCCACCGGCCGAAAGCCGCTTTGACCGCCGTATTGCCGGAGCCGGGATTGTCGAAGCCGCCACGCGCAACGTCAGCGTTGCGCCACCGCTTCCAGGACTGGTCACGGCGGTGTTCGTCAAGGAAAACGACGTGGTGCGTGCTGGCGACCGGCTTTACCAGATTGATGACCGGGAGCAGCGCGCCCGGGTGGCGTCTGCGGATGCCAACATTGCCCGCGCCGAGGCGGCTGTAGCCACGGCCAGGGCCGACCTGTCCAATGGACGGGAAGCCGTCCGCGTTGCTCGGGCCAATCTGGATAGCGCCCGTGCCAATCTCGCTGCCGTCGAAGCGCAGTTGGTAGATGCCGAGCAGATTGTTGCCCGCAACGAGAAACTTTACGCCGCCGGCGACATTGCCGAACGGGTGCTCATTTCAAGTCGCGCTGCCAGGGATGCCGCCCAGGCGCGGGTGTCCCAGGCCCAGGCCCAAGTCGCCCAGGCGCAAGCCCAGATTGACCAGGCCGAAGCCCAGGTGCGCAGCATCGAAGCCCGGCTGCACGAAGCCGAAGCCCAGGTGGCCGTGCTGCGCGCCCAGCGCACCGAACTGGCAGTGAACCTGTCGCGGTTGACGGTTGTGGCGCCACAGGATGGAAAGGTGCTTCAGGTTAATGTCCGCGTGGGGGAGACGTTGCCTATGACGCCTGCCACCCCGCCCGTGCTGCTCGGCAATACGGACTACCTGCAATTGCGTGTGGATGTGGATGAAATCAATGCTTCAAGGATTAGGCCCAACCTCAAGGCCACGGCCAGCCTCAAGGGGGACGCCACGAAAACCGTGGATTTGGAGTTTGTGCGCATTGATCCCTATATCCTGCCGAAGCGCAGCCTGACCGGCGACAATGCCGAACGGGTGGATGTACGGGTGCTCCAGGTCATTTACCGTTTCAGGCCGCCGGCCTTTCCGGTCTATGTCGGGCAGCAGATGGATGTCTTCATTGATGCCGAGTAAGCTGGGTCCCGCTGGGGCCGCCGAATGAAGCCGGCACGCCGTCAGAGCGCGCCATACATCCGGGCGTAGTACTGGCGATACTCACCGCTGCGCGCACGCGCCACCCAGGTCGTGTGTTCACGATACCAGGCAATGGTTTGCGCCAGTCCCTCGGCAAAAGGAATCTGCGGCCGCCAGCCCAGCTCACGTTCGATTCGGGAACAGTCCACGGCATAGCGCCGGTCGTGCCCCAGGCGGTCGGCGACTTCGGTCAGCAGGGAAGCCGGCTTTCCAAGCAGGTCCAGCAGGGTCAGCAGCACCGTCCGGTTGGGGAGTGGAGAGCGCCCGCCGATGTGGTAGGTCGCACCGGGTTGTCCCTTTTCAAGAACGACCCGCAGCGCCGCGCAGTTGTCGTCCACGTGAATCCAGTCGCGTACCTGTTGGCCGTCACCATAGACCGGAATCGGACGGTTTTCCAAAGCATTGGTCAGCGCCAGCGGAATAAGCTTTTCGGGAAACTGATAGGGGCCGTAGTTGTTGCTCGTACGGGTGATGATGGCATCAAGTCCGAACGTGTGGGCGGCGGCGCGCACAAGGTGTTCGGCTGCGGCTTTGCTGGCAGCATAGGGGCTGCTGGGTACAAGTGGGTCATCCTCGCAGAAGAACCGTCCTTCGGGAATGCTGCCCCCCACTTCATCCGTGGAAATGTGCAGGAAGCGCCGGACGCCTTTTTCCCGCGCCACATCGAGCAGGACCTGCGTCCCCAGAACGTTGGTCAGAATGAACTCGCGTGCGCTCAGAATGCTGCGGTCCACGTGGGATTCTGCCGCGAAGTGAACAATGGCGTCGCACCGGTCAGGGATAGCGGCACGCAGGGCTTCGGCGTCGCAGATGTCACCGTGGATGAAGCGGTAGGTTGGGTGGCGTGCGGCTTCGGCCACGTTGTCGAGGTTGCCAGCGTAGGTCAGTTTGTCAAAGTTGATAATGGTTTCGGCCGGATAGTGTTTGATCCACGACCGGATGAAAGCCGAACCGATGAAACCGGCGCCGCCGGTGATGAAAAGCGCCATAGCATAAGTGCCTCGTGTAAAGACTTGCGGACGATATAGCACGCACCCGGTCAGGTGCACAGTTTCACGGTCAAAGGCGGGCCACTCCGGGCACACAAACGTCCGGTCTGCTGCCGGGGGTGGTGTCTGTGCCGGGTATAAAGTAAGAAAGGAACAAGGTGGCCGCCACGGGTTGCCCCTCCGGCCGGCGCTCGGTATAGTTTCACACGTTTCGGCCACGACCACTACGTGGCACTGTCCGTCTGGTATCCGTTGGCTACCTGCGCCCGCCCCCCGACGGCAAAGCCTGTGACGGCAAAGCCTGTGTATGTTTCACCCACCGAGGACCTGCAATGTCAACTGATGCGCTCAAACTGGAGTCATCCCTGACTTCTTCGCCCTCATCGCCGGAAGCCAAGGCATCAGCCTGGCCGCGGAGT
This genomic window contains:
- the rfbB gene encoding dTDP-glucose 4,6-dehydratase; this encodes MALFITGGAGFIGSAFIRSWIKHYPAETIINFDKLTYAGNLDNVAEAARHPTYRFIHGDICDAEALRAAIPDRCDAIVHFAAESHVDRSILSAREFILTNVLGTQVLLDVAREKGVRRFLHISTDEVGGSIPEGRFFCEDDPLVPSSPYAASKAAAEHLVRAAAHTFGLDAIITRTSNNYGPYQFPEKLIPLALTNALENRPIPVYGDGQQVRDWIHVDDNCAALRVVLEKGQPGATYHIGGRSPLPNRTVLLTLLDLLGKPASLLTEVADRLGHDRRYAVDCSRIERELGWRPQIPFAEGLAQTIAWYREHTTWVARARSGEYRQYYARMYGAL
- a CDS encoding HlyD family secretion protein; its protein translation is MIKKVLSVVLPIVGLSFAIWWVIATARQPIAAPPVSPPAESRFDRRIAGAGIVEAATRNVSVAPPLPGLVTAVFVKENDVVRAGDRLYQIDDREQRARVASADANIARAEAAVATARADLSNGREAVRVARANLDSARANLAAVEAQLVDAEQIVARNEKLYAAGDIAERVLISSRAARDAAQARVSQAQAQVAQAQAQIDQAEAQVRSIEARLHEAEAQVAVLRAQRTELAVNLSRLTVVAPQDGKVLQVNVRVGETLPMTPATPPVLLGNTDYLQLRVDVDEINASRIRPNLKATASLKGDATKTVDLEFVRIDPYILPKRSLTGDNAERVDVRVLQVIYRFRPPAFPVYVGQQMDVFIDAE